The Montipora capricornis isolate CH-2021 chromosome 6, ASM3666992v2, whole genome shotgun sequence genome has a window encoding:
- the LOC138052516 gene encoding neuropeptide FF receptor 1-like produces the protein MEETVKVAITTITSILIVTSIVGNSIVCVVVIKNRDMRIPINYLIVNLAVADTIYSIFLVPMLILSHTSNHPEGITGKVLCTLLTDGSIAWIGAGSSVITLTAIAFERYRAVIHPQRKMGSFSMRKLKFIIFASWAFAFILQLPQFLNKEFNREINPHFCIRSWREKWITPAFFLVWLAFYVISSALMAVLYYKIIRALWFKRDGDNNATHQQQGVLKVRQRVTLMVVAVTVIFSICWGIDSAMHVLVDVSSIDLGPLAIPIAHTMVMFNSAVNPFAYALISQRFRQKIKETICRRSILVDDAVVLSTSKRHKSIEMVPTSTLQTDAAGPSFME, from the exons ATGGAAGAAACAGTGAAAGTTGCCATAACAACAATAACGTCCATACTGATAGTTACCAGCATCGTTGGGAACTCCATTGTTTGTGTTGTTGTGATCAAAAATCGAGACATGAG GATTCCCATCAATTATCTGATTGTAAACCTGGCAGTGGCAGACACAATATACTCCATATTTCTCGTCCCGATGCTGATTCTAAGCCATACTTCTAATCACCCAGAAGGAATAACTGGGAAGGTATTGTGTACATTGCTGACGGACGGGAGCATAGCCTGGATCGGGGCGGGGTCCTCTGTTATCACCTTAACTGCCATCGCGTTTGAACGATATCGCGCGGTAATACATCCACAAAGAAAGATGGGAAGCTTTTCCATGCGTAAGCTGAAG ttcATAATTTTCGCATCTTGGGCTTTTGCATTTATTCTCCAACTACCCCAGTTCTTGAACAAGGAGTTTAACAGGGAAATTAATCCACATTTCTGTATAAGATCTTGGCGCGAGAAGTGGATAACTCCGGCTTTCTTCCTGGTGTGGCTTGCCTTCTATGTTATTTCCTCTGCGTTGATGGCTGTGTTGTACTACAAGATCATACGCGCCCTGTGGTTTAAACGTGATGGAGATAACAATGCCACACACCAACAGCAG GGTGTGCTGAAGGTACGACAGCGAGTCACGTTGATGGTTGTGGCTGTCACTGTAATATTTTCAATATGTTGGGGCATAGACTCGGCGATGCATGTGTTAGTAGATGTTTCCTCCATCGACCTTGGTCCTCTCGCTATTCCGATTGCTCACACCATGGTCATGTTCAACTCTGCTGTGAATCCGTTTGCATACGCTCTGATAAGCCAGCGATTCAGGCAGAAGATAAAGGAAACAATATGCCGCCGCTCAATTTTAGTTGATGATGCGGTAGTCTTGTCGACGAGTAAGCGACACAAGAGCATCGAGATGGTTCCCACCTCCACCTTGCAGACCGACGCAGCGGGGCCAAGTTTTATGGAGTAA
- the LOC138052514 gene encoding uncharacterized protein, whose protein sequence is MAFHVSKTSILSTLDYIEDGRADIYKWSENRRSKRKGISGRLYHIQKLFIDRSVLKSFLQNLTIIVILQMILAALGTFLCQRFGLDFDVNISIFVSPIVFPLAFSINADFQRRERVLEDLAEFKGALLVLFFCHRDWIQAAGLPTDFLRTVNTILKGLVLNIKEYLLTEKVERRNYILKVIYEDLSDISQLNDRVRGSSLPNNSPLITRLIHYHNLMCHSFERLRVIREYRSPRTIRSFTKVFIFIMPIVLSPYYVHMGIKSGNTWSPYYIAILSTFIFGSLQGVQDILDDPFDGISEDDINLGQLEDWTSHSLLTNRCITVGRFTVTTTGKDSHGQLSSDSDSDENPSPKPKIIQPARVTAHKRKSILRKASFRRADHNEEIADEAIRRKSLYPETAHRLEDLARQGMTGSTTILPGMKLKRSNSDSLTAYNSGTSLAQEFSKTQGEGVSGGDSRESKRVWFLKDTEGSSDAHGVYGSVDAGSEYPLPISVNSVHLRPDWTLDENSPLISLDSSSGTVTSSLVDPIELPEELCEELKHSTGTSLIKGRFSVEKPEGNVPPSLSNLFHNQSNRPPDEANDPHPSQSGQEQNNSMPSSLRNLFAPLHECDANLRSPVHTSLSSTNPPRSTPSSSQSPDFSESRISHSAPTSPEQGRKRNSLRKLSGQPSPPPVSVPLTAITSQRSADYPIRKKSASLRFASNTDSAGVWSSRIAVQPSAHTPVVSSSKEHLTSPSQRKKSLEMSKITTEHLTDNGPTSEKKEPSGPVDRHVNSRFSLSKPSENVTSAQKENQPLVKTGIPNYGITDPSPPPSVSTTPSSRFQVKPLREISEDTKQPQAVEDATGNDSYELLSVDGESSEVFI, encoded by the exons ATGGCTTTCCATGTGAGCAAAACGAGTATCTTGAGCACTTTGGATTACATAGAAGATGGAAGAGCGGACATTTATAAATGGAGCGAGAACAGGAGGTCCAAACGGAAAGGGATCAGTGGAAGGCTATATCACATCCAGAAATTATTTATTGATAGGAGT gttttaaaAAGCTTCCTGCAAAATCTAACTATAATTGTTATTCTTCAAATGATTTTAGCAG CACTTGGGACCTTTCTTTGTCAGAGATTTG GTCTGGATTTTGATGTCAACATCAGTATCTTTGTTTCACCAATTGTATTTCCATTGGCCTTTTCCATTAATG CTGACTTCCAACGGCGTGAAAGAGTTCTTGAAGATTTAGCTGAGTTTAAAGGTGCTCTTCTAGTGCTGTTTTTCTGTCACCGAGATTGGATTCAAGCTGCAG GTCTACCAACCGATTTTCTAAGAACTGTTAATACGATATTAAAAGGACTAGTTTTGAATATCAAAGAATATCTCCTGACCGAGAAAGTTGAAagaagaaactacattttgaaA GTTATATATGAAGACCTTAGTGACATAAGTCAGTTGAATGACAGAGTTAGAGGCTCAAGTTTGCCGAATAATTCACCTCTCATTACCAGACTTATACACTATCACAA TTTGATGTGCCATTCATTTGAGAGACTTCGTGTGATCAGAGAATACCGCTCTCCACGGACCATTCGGTCGTTCACCAAGGTGTTTATTTTCATCATGCCTATTGTCTTATCGCCGTATTATGTACATATGGGCATAAAATCCGGAAATACGTGGAGTCCTTATTACATTGCTATACTCTCGACATTTATATTTGGTTCGCTGCAAGGTGTCCAGGACATTTTGGATGATCCTTTTGATGGAATTAGCGAAGATGATATTAATCTTGGACAG CTGGAAGACTGGACTTCTCATTCGCTTCTCACTAACAGATGCATCACCGTTGGTCGCTTTACCGTGACCACCACAGGGAAAGATAGTCATGGGCAATTAAGCAGTGATAGCGACAGTGATGAAAACCCAAGTCCAAAACCCAAAATCATCCAACCAGCCCGTGTGACTGCCCACAAACGAAAGTCTATCCTTAGAAAGGCGAGCTTCCGCCGCGCGGATCATAACGAGGAAATCGCCGATGAAGCAATTCGACGAAAGTCCCTTTATCCGGAGACTGCACATCGTCTGGAGGATTTAGCGCGGCAAGGAATGACCGGGAGCACCACAATACTTCCTGGCATGAAGTTAAAAAGGTCTAACAGTGACAGTTTAACTGCGTACAACTCCGGCACCTCACTAGCTCAGGAGTTTTCGAAAACCCAGGGAGAGGGTGTCAGTGGAGGAGATTCGCGTGAATCCAAAAGGGTTTGGTTCTTAAAGGACACGGAAGGCTCTTCTGACGCGCATGGTGTCTATGGCAGTGTAGATGCCGGGTCTGAATATCCTTTGCCTATTTCGGTTAATTCTGTTCACTTGCGACCTGATTGGACTTTAGATGAAAATTCACCATTAATCTCCCTGGACAGTAGCTCCGGAACCGTGACTAGTTCTCTGGTAGACCCGATAGAGCTCCCTGAGGAACTCTGCGAAGAATTAAAACATTCCACAGGCACAAGTTTAATCAAGGGTCGTTTTTCAGTTGAGAAGCCAGAGGGAAATGTTCCGCCGAGTTTATCAAATCTTTTTCATAATCAGTCAAATAGACCGCCAGATGAAGCAAACGACCCTCATCCCTCCCAATCCGGCCAAGAACAAAATAACTCTATGCCGTCTTCCTTAAGAAATCTATTCGCACCTTTGCATGAATGTGATGCGAATTTGCGTTCACCTGTTCATACTTCGTTATCCTCGACTAATCCACCTCGCTCAACCCCTTCGAGCTCACAAAGTCCAGATTTTTCGGAATCTCGAATTAGCCACTCTGCACCAACTTCGCCTGAACAAGGCAGAAAACGGAATTCCTTGCGTAAACTTTCTGGACAACCATCACCACCTCCTGTTTCCGTTCCTCTAACAGCCATAACCTCTCAGCGGTCGGCAGATTACCCTATAAGGAAAAAGTCTGCTAGTCTACGGTTTGCCTCAAACACGGATTCGGCTGGAGTTTGGTCGTCTAGAATTGCGGTGCAACCATCAGCGCATACTCCCGTAGTTTCGTCGTCAAAAGAACACTTAACCTCGCCTTCCCAAAGGAAGAAGTCATTAGAGATGTCGAAAATCACAACGGAACATTTGACAGACAATGGTCCTACTAGTGAAAAGAAAGAGCCTTCGGGACCTGTTGACAGACATGTTAATTCAAGG TTCAGCTTGTCCAAGCCTTCAGAAAATGTCACAAGTGCACAGAAAGAAAATCAACCACTTGTAAAGACAGGGATCCCGAACTATGGCATCACTGATCCGTCTCCTCCCCCAAGCGTTTCAACCACCCCATCTTCCAGATTTCAAGTGAAACCTCTCAGGGAAATTTCAGAGGATACTAAGCAACCACAGGCCGTCGAGGATGCGACAGGGAATGATTCATATGAGCTCTTGTCAGTGGACGGAGAAAGTAGTGAAGTTTTTATTTGA
- the LOC138050667 gene encoding uncharacterized protein: MPIVLSPYYVHMGINSGNTWSPYYIAILSTFIFGSLQGVQDILDNPFDGISEDDINLGQLEDWTSHSLLTNRCITVGRFTVTTTGKDSHGQLSSDSDSDENPSPKPKIIQPARVTAHKRKSILRKASFRRADHNEEIADEAIRQKSLYPETAHRLEDLARQGMTGSTTILPGMKLKRSNSDSLTAYNSGTSLAQEFSKTQGEGVSGGDSRESKRVWFLKDTEGSSDAHGVYDSGDAGSEYTLPISVNSVHLRPDWTLDENSPLISLDSSSGTVTSSLVDPIELSEELCEELKHSTGTSLIKGRFSVEKPEGNVPPSVSNLFYNQSNRPPDEANDPHPSQSGQEQNNSMPSSLRNLFAPLHECDANLRSPVHTSLSSTNPPRSTPSSSQSPDFSESRISHSRQLRLNKAENGIPCVNFLDNHHHLLFPFL, translated from the exons ATGCCTATTGTCTTATCGCCGTATTATGTACATATGGGCATAAACTCCGGAAATACGTGGAGTCCTTATTACATTGCTATACTCTCGACATTTATATTTGGTTCGCTGCAAGGTGTCCAGGACATTTTGGACAATCCTTTTGATGGAATTAGCGAAGATGATATTAATCTTGGACAG CTGGAAGACTGGACTTCTCATTCGCTTCTCACTAACAGATGCATCACCGTTGGTCGCTTTACCGTGACCACCACAGGGAAAGATAGTCATGGGCAATTAAGCAGTGATAGCGACAGTGATGAAAACCCAAGTCCAAAACCCAAAATCATCCAACCAGCCCGTGTGACTGCCCACAAACGGAAGTCTATCCTTAGAAAGGCGAGCTTCCGCCGCGCGGATCATAACGAGGAAATCGCCGATGAAGCAATTCGACAAAAGTCCCTTTATCCGGAGACTGCACATCGTCTGGAGGATTTGGCGCGGCAAGGAATGACCGGGAGCACCACAATACTTCCTGGCATGAAGTTAAAAAGGTCTAACAGTGACAGTTTAACTGCGTACAACTCCGGCACCTCACTAGCTCAGGAGTTTTCGAAAACCCAGGGAGAGGGTGTCAGTGGAGGGGATTCGCGTGAATCCAAaagggtttggtttttaaagGACACGGAAGGCTCTTCTGACGCGCATGGCGTCTATGACAGTGGAGATGCCGGGTCTGAATATACTTTGCCTATTTCGGTTAATTCTGTTCACTTGCGACCTGATTGGACTTTAGATGAAAATTCACCATTGATCTCCCTGGACAGTAGCTCCGGAACCGTGACTAGTTCTCTGGTAGACCCGATAGAGCTTTCTGAGGAACTCTGCGAAGAATTAAAACATTCCACAGGCACAAGTTTAATCAAGGGTCGTTTTTCAGTTGAGAAGCCAGAGGGAAATGTTCCGCCGAGTGTATCAAATCTTTTTTATAATCAGTCAAATAGACCGCCAGATGAAGCAAACGACCCTCATCCCTCCCAATCCGGCCAAGAACAAAATAACTCTATGCCGTCTTCCTTAAGAAATCTATTCGCACCTTTGCATGAATGTGATGCGAATTTGCGTTCACCTGTTCATACCTCGTTATCCTCGACTAATCCACCTCGCTCAACCCCTTCAAGCTCACAAAGTCCAGATTTTTCGGAATCTCGAATTAGCCACTCGCGCCAACTTCGCCTGAACAAGGCAGAAAACGGAATTCCTTGCGTAAACTTTCTGGACAACCATCACCACCTCCTGTTTCCGTTCCTCTAA